One segment of Solibacillus isronensis DNA contains the following:
- a CDS encoding cyclic-di-AMP receptor, producing MKLVVAVVQDQDSNRLSNALTKNNYRATKLASTGGFLRSGNTTFLIGTDDSLIPKLLDIIRENCRSREQMVAPVSPMGGNADSYIPYPVEVEVGGAIVFVLPIEQFHHF from the coding sequence ATGAAGTTAGTAGTAGCAGTAGTGCAAGATCAAGATAGCAACCGCTTATCGAATGCATTAACAAAAAACAACTATCGTGCGACAAAGTTAGCGAGTACAGGTGGGTTTTTACGATCGGGGAATACGACATTTTTAATAGGTACGGATGATTCTTTAATTCCAAAGTTATTAGATATTATTCGTGAGAACTGTCGATCACGTGAGCAAATGGTTGCTCCTGTATCGCCAATGGGGGGTAACGCAGATTCTTACATCCCGTACCCTGTTGAAGTTGAAGTTGGAGGAGCGATTGTATTTGTATTACCAATCGAACAATTCCATCATTTTTAA
- a CDS encoding YaaR family protein, with the protein MKINQDLRTNLNANRNDLRPANQNGNRFGDMIVKQESKMQSEQLTRLMGDISTAGDRVARSRNLRELARFKMLVKRFLQEAVDYGLETKQSHTWNRFGEGRRLKIVETIDERLVELAEDILNEEKESIDLLAKIGEIKGLLINLYM; encoded by the coding sequence ATGAAGATTAATCAAGATCTCCGAACAAATTTAAATGCGAATCGCAATGATTTGCGTCCGGCAAATCAAAACGGCAATCGCTTTGGTGACATGATTGTAAAGCAAGAGTCCAAAATGCAGTCAGAGCAGCTCACAAGATTAATGGGTGATATTTCTACAGCGGGTGACCGAGTAGCAAGATCACGGAATCTACGTGAATTAGCACGCTTTAAAATGCTTGTGAAACGTTTTTTACAGGAAGCAGTAGATTATGGGCTTGAGACAAAGCAATCACATACATGGAACCGTTTTGGAGAAGGACGCCGCTTAAAAATTGTTGAAACAATTGATGAGCGTCTTGTCGAATTGGCAGAAGATATTTTAAATGAAGAAAAAGAGTCTATTGATTTATTGGCGAAAATTGGCGAGATTAAGGGACTTTTAATAAATCTGTATATGTAA
- the tmk gene encoding dTMP kinase produces MQRNLFITFEGGEGAGKTSVLKAIGERLKEKQIEALLTREPGGIEIAEKIRAVILDPAHTEMHERTEALLYAAARAQHFYEKITPALEEGKHVLCDRFIDSSLAYQGYAREIGVNDVLAINEFAIGKRLPDVTVFFNIAPEKGLARIHATRSGEINRLDSEGLAFHKKVYEGYEEAMRRYPERFKMVNADQPIEMVIEEVWGILNPLLG; encoded by the coding sequence ATGCAAAGGAATTTATTTATTACGTTTGAAGGCGGGGAAGGTGCCGGAAAAACGAGTGTATTAAAAGCAATTGGTGAGCGTTTAAAAGAAAAACAGATTGAGGCATTACTTACACGTGAGCCGGGCGGGATTGAAATCGCCGAGAAAATTCGTGCGGTTATTTTAGACCCGGCCCATACAGAAATGCATGAGCGGACAGAGGCATTATTATATGCAGCAGCACGGGCACAGCATTTCTATGAAAAGATTACACCAGCATTGGAAGAAGGAAAGCATGTATTATGCGATCGGTTTATTGACTCGTCATTGGCATATCAGGGCTATGCACGAGAAATCGGAGTCAATGATGTACTTGCTATCAATGAATTTGCGATAGGAAAGCGACTTCCGGATGTAACGGTTTTCTTTAATATTGCACCTGAAAAAGGATTAGCCCGCATTCATGCGACGCGCAGTGGTGAAATTAACCGATTAGATTCTGAAGGATTGGCATTTCATAAAAAAGTATATGAAGGGTACGAGGAAGCAATGAGACGATACCCTGAGCGCTTTAAAATGGTGAATGCCGACCAGCCTATCGAAATGGTGATAGAAGAGGTATGGGGGATTTTAAATCCGTTATTAGGGTAA